TCTGTATCTTTATTTGGACAATATGGCTACGGAAGAGGCTATGGTTATGGCAGAGGATACGGCAGAGGTTATGGAATGGGATGCGGTTATGGAAGAGGTTATGCTAGAGGATACGGCAGAGGAATGGGATGCAACTATGGATATGGAAGAGGCTATGGTGCTGGATATGGTTATGGTAGAGGTTACGGTTATGGTGCTGGATATGGAAGAGGTTATGGATACAACAACCTTACTCAAGACCAAATTAACCAAATACAATCTATAGAAAGTAAATACTTCCCTCAAATAGATGATTTGAGAAGAGAAGCTTACAACAAAACTCAAGCTATAAACTTAGAAATGAGCAAACAAAATCCTGATCAAAATGTTATAAATCAGGCTATAGATGAGAGAACAAAAACATTATCTGATTTAGACAAATTAAGAGCAGAGTTTTTCTTGGAAATGGATAAAGTGTTTCAAGTAAAATAAAATATTTATAGTTAAATGAAAATACCTGCATATTATATGTGCGGGTATTTTTTTATTTTAAAAATATATTTAAAAAAACATTTTA
The genomic region above belongs to Brachyspira sp. SAP_772 and contains:
- a CDS encoding Spy/CpxP family protein refolding chaperone → MKNINKKVLILVSIAIMVFGSVSLFGQYGYGRGYGYGRGYGRGYGMGCGYGRGYARGYGRGMGCNYGYGRGYGAGYGYGRGYGYGAGYGRGYGYNNLTQDQINQIQSIESKYFPQIDDLRREAYNKTQAINLEMSKQNPDQNVINQAIDERTKTLSDLDKLRAEFFLEMDKVFQVK